The Alteripontixanthobacter sp. genome has a window encoding:
- the nusB gene encoding transcription antitermination factor NusB, translating to MNTEPRSKARSSARLAAVQALYQRQMEGTALPKLLDEFHQHRLGKEIEGEQFADAEVDFFDDIVSGTIARHEEIDETLTGKLAEGWSLRRLDRAMLQVLRAGTYELLARHDVPVKAVINEYVDVAHAFFEAREAKFVNGILDAVAKQVR from the coding sequence ATGAATACCGAACCCCGTTCCAAAGCCCGCTCGAGCGCGCGTCTTGCCGCCGTCCAGGCGCTCTATCAGCGCCAGATGGAAGGCACCGCCCTGCCCAAGCTGCTCGACGAGTTCCACCAGCACCGGCTCGGCAAGGAAATCGAGGGCGAACAATTCGCCGATGCCGAAGTCGATTTCTTCGACGATATCGTCAGCGGCACCATCGCCCGGCACGAGGAAATCGACGAGACGCTGACCGGCAAGCTGGCCGAGGGATGGTCGCTGCGCCGCCTTGACCGAGCAATGCTGCAAGTCCTGCGCGCCGGCACCTATGAGCTTTTGGCCCGCCACGATGTCCCGGTCAAGGCGGTGATCAACGAATATGTCGATGTCGCCCACGCGTTCTTCGAAGCGCGCGAGGCGAAATTCGTGAACGGCATTCTCGATGCGGTGGCGAAACAGGTGCGGTGA
- a CDS encoding carotenoid oxygenase family protein codes for MQIVRQTPLVHTLEPSNHPYLSGPWTPVREEVDVDELELIEGAIPADIDGIYLRNTENPVHQPLGRYHPFDGDAMIHQVSISGGKASYRNRYVRTSCFEAEQIAGGSLWGGLMDPPGTSKRPGFGAHGGLKDTGSTDIVVHAGTALATFYQCGEAWQLDPATLDPLGKASWAPLDGVSAHPKVDETTGELMFFNYSVHAPYMHYGVVDRSGRLVHYTPIPLPGPRLPHDMAITANWSILNDMPLFWDKDLLERNVHAARIHEGLPTRFALIPRHGKAEDIRWFAAEPTYVLHWTNAYEDGDEVVLEGYHQSRPMPDPIEEMGQYSHMMAYVDEHSFRSRLHRWGFNLTTGETREERLGERIVEFGTINPNFAMRTSRYVWSTTTRPGWFLFNGYVRHDTRTGEEQVFELPEGVYASESPMIPRRGASAEDDGYLITFLIDENSGTSECAILDASDIAKGPICRLALPHKISSGVHATWVEHSQLRSDREFHRSNLANGR; via the coding sequence ATGCAAATCGTCCGCCAGACCCCGCTGGTCCATACGCTGGAGCCGAGCAACCATCCCTATCTGTCCGGCCCCTGGACCCCGGTCCGCGAAGAGGTCGATGTTGACGAGCTGGAACTGATCGAAGGCGCGATCCCTGCCGATATTGACGGGATTTACCTGCGCAATACCGAAAATCCGGTTCACCAGCCGCTGGGCCGCTATCACCCGTTCGATGGCGATGCGATGATCCACCAGGTCAGCATTTCGGGCGGCAAGGCCAGCTACCGCAATCGCTATGTCCGCACGAGCTGTTTCGAGGCGGAGCAGATTGCCGGCGGCTCGCTGTGGGGCGGCTTGATGGATCCGCCGGGCACATCGAAACGTCCCGGCTTCGGCGCTCATGGCGGGCTGAAGGATACTGGCAGCACCGATATAGTGGTCCATGCCGGGACCGCGCTCGCCACCTTCTACCAATGCGGCGAGGCGTGGCAGCTCGACCCCGCCACGCTGGACCCGCTGGGCAAGGCTTCATGGGCTCCGCTGGACGGCGTGTCGGCGCATCCCAAGGTGGATGAAACCACCGGTGAGCTGATGTTCTTCAACTACTCGGTTCACGCGCCCTATATGCATTACGGCGTGGTCGATCGCTCCGGCCGACTGGTGCATTACACGCCCATCCCCCTGCCCGGCCCGCGCCTGCCCCACGACATGGCGATCACCGCGAATTGGTCGATCCTCAACGATATGCCGCTGTTCTGGGACAAGGATTTGCTTGAGCGCAATGTCCATGCGGCGCGGATACATGAAGGCCTGCCGACCCGCTTCGCCCTGATCCCGCGCCATGGCAAGGCCGAGGATATACGCTGGTTCGCAGCCGAGCCGACTTACGTGCTCCACTGGACCAACGCCTATGAAGATGGCGACGAGGTGGTGTTGGAGGGCTATCACCAATCGCGCCCGATGCCCGATCCGATCGAGGAAATGGGTCAGTACAGCCACATGATGGCCTATGTGGACGAGCACAGCTTCCGCTCGCGGCTCCACCGCTGGGGGTTTAATCTGACGACAGGCGAAACGCGCGAGGAACGGCTGGGCGAGCGGATCGTGGAATTCGGCACGATCAACCCCAATTTCGCCATGCGGACAAGCCGCTACGTCTGGTCCACCACTACCCGGCCCGGATGGTTCCTGTTCAACGGCTATGTCCGCCACGACACGCGAACCGGCGAAGAGCAGGTGTTCGAGCTGCCCGAAGGCGTTTACGCCAGCGAAAGCCCGATGATCCCGCGCAGGGGAGCCAGCGCCGAGGACGATGGCTACTTAATCACCTTCCTGATCGACGAGAACAGCGGCACGAGCGAATGCGCGATCCTGGATGCAAGCGATATCGCGAAGGGGCCGATATGCAGGCTGGCCCTACCACACAAGATCAGCAGCGGCGTTCACGCGACCTGGGTTGAGCACAGCCAGCTTCGGTCCGACCGAGAGTTTCACCGATCCAATCTGGCTAATGGGCGATAA
- a CDS encoding GNAT family N-acetyltransferase: MCNDAALAADCALSVKRWDLLRGDRTVMAQWADLEENASQPNPFMTSWGLPPALDAIEGAGAIRLARFVQNGCLSGVMPIHRQNFYYGRPIPHWQGWKHPNAFCGAPLVRSGKEHVFWSELLNWCDNNAQGALFLHIKDLPKDGALYAALRDVAIRDDRPAAIVHHEKRALLQSDRSPGEYLAKSLTTKKRKELRRQHRRLGEEGDLQFVRQRGPEELQQWTRQFLALENAGWKGAEGSALACSPATRRIFTETLAGAAQAGRLERIALTLDRHPIAMLANFLTPPGAFSYKTTFDQAYSRFSPGVLLQLENLALLEDASIDWTDSCASADHPMIDSIWRERRTVVRVSIALGGQTRRLLARGIFSAEAGADSLGL; encoded by the coding sequence ATGTGCAACGATGCTGCGCTGGCGGCAGACTGCGCCCTGTCGGTCAAACGCTGGGATCTATTGCGTGGCGACCGGACTGTGATGGCGCAGTGGGCCGACCTCGAAGAAAATGCCTCGCAGCCAAACCCTTTCATGACCAGCTGGGGCCTGCCCCCCGCTCTCGATGCTATAGAGGGTGCAGGGGCAATCCGCCTCGCCCGCTTCGTCCAAAATGGGTGCCTGTCCGGCGTTATGCCGATCCACCGCCAGAATTTCTATTACGGGCGGCCCATCCCGCACTGGCAAGGCTGGAAGCATCCCAATGCCTTTTGCGGGGCTCCGCTGGTTCGCAGCGGCAAGGAGCATGTTTTTTGGTCCGAACTGTTGAATTGGTGTGACAACAATGCGCAAGGCGCGCTGTTCCTGCATATCAAGGACCTGCCAAAGGATGGCGCGCTTTACGCTGCGCTGCGCGATGTTGCGATCAGGGACGACCGACCGGCAGCGATAGTCCACCACGAGAAGCGCGCTTTGTTGCAGTCGGACCGGTCGCCAGGCGAATATCTGGCCAAATCGCTCACGACCAAGAAACGCAAGGAGCTGCGCCGCCAGCATCGTCGGCTGGGGGAGGAAGGCGACTTGCAATTCGTGCGCCAGCGTGGCCCGGAAGAGTTGCAGCAATGGACCCGTCAGTTTCTCGCACTCGAGAACGCTGGATGGAAGGGAGCGGAAGGTTCGGCGCTGGCATGTTCGCCAGCTACTCGGCGGATCTTCACCGAAACGCTGGCGGGCGCAGCGCAGGCCGGACGGCTCGAACGCATCGCGCTTACCTTGGACCGCCACCCGATCGCCATGCTCGCGAATTTCCTCACGCCGCCCGGAGCGTTCAGCTACAAAACCACCTTTGACCAGGCCTATTCACGGTTCTCGCCCGGCGTATTGCTTCAGCTGGAAAACCTCGCTCTCCTGGAAGACGCGAGCATCGATTGGACCGATAGCTGCGCCTCCGCCGATCACCCCATGATCGACAGCATCTGGCGAGAGCGCCGCACGGTTGTGCGCGTTTCAATCGCTCTCGGCGGACAGACGCGCCGGCTGCTCGCACGGGGTATTTTCTCCGCCGAAGCGGGCGCGGACAGCCTGGGGCTGTAG
- a CDS encoding sodium-translocating pyrophosphatase, with protein MDLVLIAIVLGLVAVLYGIVTSRQVLSADAGNARMQEISGAVQEGAQAYLKRQYTTIGIVGVVVAIIVFIFLGWISAAGFVLGAVLSGVAGFIGMNISVRSNVRTAAAAMVGLQQGLTLAFRAGAITGMLVAGLALLAIAGFFYILVAVMGLDVGVVADKREVIDGIVGLAFGASLISIFARLGGGIFTKAADVGADLVGKVEAGIPEDDPRNPATIADNVGDNVGDCAGMAADLFETYVVTVGATMVLTALLLTGLGDLLIPMMALPLMIGGVCIITSIIGTYFVRLGKSQSIMGAMYKGFLVTALLSIPGIYFAISYTLGGDMGAAIGGVTQNVDAGAPLAEEGLATQTALFTGMDLFWCSVLGLVITGLIIWITEYYTGTEYRPVRSIAKSSETGHGTNVIQGLAISLESTALPTIVIVTGIIVAYQLAGLMGIAYAATAMLALAGMVVALDAYGPVTDNAGGIAEMAEMDETVRARTDALDAVGNTTKAVTKGYAIGSAGLAALVLFAAYTTDLAELFPALDVDFSLENPYVIVGLLLGALLPYLFGAMGMTAVGRAAGDVVKDVRAQFAADKGIMAGTSRPDYGRTVDLVTKAAIKEMIVPSLLPVLAPIVVYFVITLVAGQENGFAALGALLLGVIVSGLFVALSMTAGGGAWDNAKKYIEDGNHGGKGSEAHKAAVTGDTVGDPYKDTAGPAVNPMIKITNIVALLLLVALAS; from the coding sequence ATGGACCTCGTTTTAATTGCGATCGTACTGGGCCTGGTGGCCGTATTGTACGGCATCGTTACCAGCCGTCAGGTGCTGAGTGCGGATGCCGGTAACGCGCGGATGCAGGAGATTTCCGGCGCCGTGCAGGAAGGCGCGCAAGCCTATCTGAAGCGGCAATATACCACCATCGGCATCGTCGGTGTGGTGGTTGCGATTATCGTGTTCATTTTCCTTGGCTGGATCAGCGCGGCAGGCTTCGTGCTCGGCGCGGTACTGTCCGGCGTGGCGGGCTTTATCGGGATGAATATCTCGGTGCGCTCCAACGTGCGGACCGCAGCGGCGGCCATGGTCGGGCTGCAACAGGGCCTTACCCTGGCATTCCGCGCCGGTGCCATCACCGGGATGCTGGTGGCAGGTTTGGCCCTGCTGGCCATTGCCGGGTTCTTCTACATCCTGGTGGCGGTAATGGGTCTGGACGTTGGCGTGGTTGCCGATAAGCGCGAAGTGATCGACGGTATCGTCGGTCTGGCCTTCGGCGCCTCGCTGATCTCGATCTTTGCCCGCTTGGGCGGAGGCATCTTCACCAAGGCCGCCGATGTCGGCGCCGATCTGGTCGGCAAGGTGGAAGCCGGCATTCCAGAGGATGATCCACGCAACCCCGCCACCATCGCCGACAATGTGGGCGACAATGTCGGCGACTGCGCCGGTATGGCCGCCGATTTGTTCGAAACCTACGTCGTGACGGTGGGCGCAACCATGGTGCTGACCGCGCTGCTGCTGACGGGTCTGGGCGATTTGCTCATCCCGATGATGGCGCTCCCGCTGATGATCGGCGGCGTGTGCATCATCACCTCGATCATCGGCACTTACTTCGTGCGCCTGGGCAAGAGCCAGTCGATCATGGGCGCCATGTATAAGGGCTTTCTGGTCACGGCGCTGCTGTCGATCCCGGGTATCTATTTCGCCATTTCCTACACTCTGGGCGGCGATATGGGTGCAGCGATCGGCGGCGTTACCCAAAATGTCGACGCGGGCGCTCCGCTGGCCGAGGAAGGTCTGGCCACGCAAACCGCTTTGTTCACCGGCATGGACCTGTTCTGGTGTTCGGTATTGGGCCTCGTCATTACCGGCCTGATCATCTGGATCACCGAATATTATACCGGGACCGAATATCGCCCGGTGCGTTCCATCGCCAAGTCCTCGGAAACGGGCCACGGCACCAACGTGATCCAGGGTCTGGCCATCAGCCTTGAATCGACTGCGCTGCCGACCATCGTGATCGTGACCGGCATCATTGTGGCCTACCAGCTCGCTGGCCTGATGGGCATCGCCTATGCCGCAACCGCGATGCTGGCACTGGCCGGCATGGTTGTGGCGCTGGACGCTTACGGCCCTGTCACCGACAATGCCGGCGGCATCGCCGAAATGGCCGAGATGGACGAAACCGTACGGGCCAGAACCGATGCGCTGGACGCTGTGGGCAACACCACCAAGGCCGTGACCAAGGGCTATGCCATCGGTTCGGCAGGCCTCGCCGCATTGGTCCTGTTCGCCGCCTACACGACCGACCTGGCGGAACTGTTCCCGGCGCTGGATGTCGATTTCAGCCTAGAGAATCCGTATGTCATCGTCGGCCTGCTCTTGGGCGCGTTGTTGCCTTATCTGTTCGGTGCGATGGGCATGACCGCCGTGGGCCGCGCAGCGGGCGACGTGGTGAAGGACGTTCGCGCGCAATTCGCCGCGGATAAGGGCATCATGGCCGGCACCAGCCGTCCCGATTATGGCCGGACCGTCGATCTGGTCACCAAGGCAGCGATCAAGGAAATGATCGTTCCTTCGCTGCTGCCGGTGCTTGCGCCGATCGTGGTCTATTTCGTGATCACGCTGGTTGCGGGCCAGGAAAACGGCTTCGCTGCGCTGGGCGCATTGTTGCTTGGCGTGATCGTCAGCGGCCTGTTCGTGGCGCTGTCCATGACCGCCGGCGGCGGTGCGTGGGATAACGCCAAGAAGTACATCGAAGACGGCAATCACGGCGGCAAGGGCTCCGAAGCGCACAAGGCTGCGGTGACCGGCGATACGGTCGGCGATCCTTACAAGGATACCGCCGGTCCGGCCGTGAACCCGATGATCAAGATCACGAACATCGTGGCCTTGCTGTTGCTGGTGGCCCTCGCCTCCTGA
- a CDS encoding acyl-CoA thioesterase domain-containing protein, which translates to MADGSDTPRTPEQLMAGLVRLLTVDQNAEDAFTGPPQVDGHGRVFGGQVIAQALQSAQICAPEGMEAHSLHAYFLRGGREGPPIGYRVVADFTGRSFANRRVVASQREDDSGDAIPILNLTASFQRAEDGVEHDDYTMPQVTPPEDLPSDMDMRKRLIAELEEVSDAQRAMMLRPRPIEMRTSDKLHWMNAEPKPPHSHSWFRTAAPLSGAADTPAMHRAIIAYASDFTLLGTSALPHGLSWMRGELNGASLDHAIWFHRPARADEWLLYATDSPWSGGGRGFNRGRIFNRSGQLVASVAQEGVIRRRRSSK; encoded by the coding sequence ATGGCCGACGGATCCGATACCCCCCGCACCCCCGAACAACTTATGGCCGGACTGGTCCGTTTGTTGACTGTCGACCAGAACGCCGAGGATGCTTTTACCGGCCCGCCGCAGGTCGATGGACATGGGCGCGTGTTCGGCGGGCAAGTAATCGCGCAGGCGCTGCAATCCGCCCAGATCTGCGCGCCGGAGGGGATGGAGGCGCATTCGCTCCACGCCTATTTCCTGCGCGGCGGACGCGAAGGGCCGCCGATCGGTTATCGGGTCGTAGCCGATTTTACCGGACGCAGCTTCGCCAATCGCCGGGTGGTCGCCAGCCAGCGCGAGGATGACAGCGGCGATGCCATCCCGATCCTCAACCTCACTGCCAGCTTCCAGCGGGCCGAAGACGGGGTGGAACATGACGATTACACCATGCCGCAGGTTACTCCGCCCGAAGATTTGCCGTCCGATATGGACATGCGCAAACGCCTCATTGCAGAGCTGGAGGAAGTCAGCGACGCGCAGCGCGCGATGATGCTGCGCCCGCGCCCGATCGAGATGCGCACTTCCGACAAGCTGCACTGGATGAATGCGGAACCCAAGCCGCCCCATTCGCACAGCTGGTTCCGCACCGCAGCACCGCTTTCGGGAGCCGCCGATACACCGGCCATGCACCGCGCCATCATCGCCTATGCCAGCGATTTTACGCTGCTGGGGACAAGCGCCCTGCCCCACGGTCTCAGCTGGATGCGCGGCGAATTGAACGGCGCCAGCCTCGATCATGCGATCTGGTTCCACCGGCCCGCCCGCGCCGATGAATGGCTGCTCTACGCCACCGACAGCCCGTGGAGCGGGGGTGGACGCGGGTTCAATCGCGGGCGCATCTTTAATCGCTCCGGCCAGCTGGTCGCCAGCGTGGCGCAGGAGGGCGTGATCCGTCGGCGGCGCTCCAGCAAATAA
- the hisD gene encoding histidinol dehydrogenase, translating to MQWLSQADAGFDAAFRQLVDNRRESDGDVAGDVREILAQVKSRGDDALAEYSARFDDHPLSSGDDWRIPLDRCEAAYRGLDAHLRDALDLAASRIEAYHKAQLPEDRDYTDDAGIRLGARWTPVDAAGLYVPGGRAAYPSSLLMNAIPAKVAGVGRLAVATPTPHGQTNQLVLAAAHRAGVDEIWRVGGAHGVAALAYGTRRIGRVDVITGPGNAYVAEAKRQLYGVVGIDMVAGPSEILVIADGDNNPEWIAADLLSQAEHDPDAQSILITDDAQFGRAVAAALEGQLDTLATGETARTSWDRHGVIIEVASLDDALPLANALAAEHVELAVADPDAMMAGLRHVGSVFLGRYAPEAVGDYVAGPNHVLPTGRRARFASGLSVLDFMKRTSFIGIDDAALRAIGPAAARLAHAEGLPAHALSIEKRLT from the coding sequence ATGCAGTGGCTTTCCCAAGCCGATGCGGGTTTCGATGCCGCATTTCGCCAGCTGGTCGATAATCGCCGCGAAAGCGACGGCGACGTGGCGGGCGATGTGCGCGAAATCCTCGCGCAGGTGAAATCGCGCGGCGACGATGCGCTTGCCGAATATAGCGCCCGTTTCGATGATCACCCTTTGTCATCGGGCGATGACTGGCGCATCCCGCTGGATCGCTGCGAAGCGGCCTATCGCGGCCTCGACGCACATCTGCGCGATGCTCTCGATCTGGCAGCAAGCCGGATCGAGGCTTATCACAAGGCGCAGCTGCCCGAAGATCGCGACTATACCGACGATGCCGGAATTCGGCTGGGCGCGCGCTGGACGCCGGTGGATGCCGCCGGTTTGTATGTGCCGGGCGGACGGGCGGCTTACCCGTCGTCGCTGTTGATGAACGCCATTCCCGCCAAGGTTGCGGGCGTGGGGCGGCTTGCGGTCGCCACCCCGACCCCGCACGGCCAGACCAACCAGCTGGTTCTGGCTGCAGCGCACCGCGCCGGAGTGGACGAAATTTGGCGCGTAGGCGGCGCGCACGGCGTCGCGGCGCTCGCCTACGGGACCCGGCGGATCGGGCGTGTCGATGTAATCACAGGCCCCGGCAACGCCTATGTGGCGGAGGCCAAGCGCCAGCTCTACGGCGTGGTCGGCATCGACATGGTTGCCGGACCGAGCGAAATCCTGGTGATTGCCGACGGAGATAATAATCCCGAATGGATCGCCGCCGACCTGCTGAGCCAGGCCGAACACGATCCCGACGCGCAATCGATCCTGATCACCGACGATGCCCAGTTCGGCCGCGCAGTAGCCGCGGCGCTGGAGGGGCAGCTAGACACGCTGGCCACCGGAGAGACCGCTCGCACCAGCTGGGACCGGCACGGCGTGATCATCGAAGTCGCTTCGCTGGATGACGCCCTGCCGCTCGCCAATGCGCTGGCGGCGGAACATGTCGAGCTGGCAGTGGCCGATCCGGACGCCATGATGGCCGGGCTGCGCCACGTCGGCAGTGTATTCCTGGGCCGCTATGCGCCAGAGGCGGTGGGCGATTACGTCGCCGGGCCGAACCACGTCCTGCCGACCGGTCGCCGTGCACGGTTCGCCAGCGGCCTTTCGGTACTCGACTTCATGAAGCGGACCAGCTTTATCGGGATTGACGATGCCGCCTTGCGCGCCATCGGTCCCGCCGCCGCCCGACTCGCCCATGCCGAGGGCCTGCCCGCCCACGCCCTCTCGATCGAAAAGCGCCTCACATGA
- the thiL gene encoding thiamine-phosphate kinase, which translates to MSEELAFIDQLRGLPLHPGARGLNDDAAVLEIGGETLVITHDMMAEGVHWLPGTDEADIAHKLVATNLSDLAAKGAEPIGALLAFGLDDPLYNKRFAHWVGNALKKYDMPLLGGDTIAAGKRVVGMTAIGRATHTPVPARSGASPGDNIWLCGHIGDAMIGHGVLKGAMASVFMQNSPQVTLDPYFTARFLRPEPLLAQGRALAPQVSAMMDVSDGLLLDAMRMAEASDVTLVLSYETMPFSPQFLASLNGNQLDVKTDFRMTKEAAMRWGDDYALLFTASPGMQPPVEAVRIGTVERAGKHRVTVDGNPPADDEPLGYQHRR; encoded by the coding sequence GTGAGCGAAGAGCTCGCCTTTATCGATCAGCTGCGCGGCCTGCCGCTGCATCCCGGCGCCCGGGGGCTGAACGATGATGCGGCGGTGCTGGAAATCGGCGGCGAAACGCTGGTCATCACGCATGATATGATGGCCGAAGGGGTACATTGGCTGCCCGGCACCGATGAAGCCGATATCGCCCACAAGCTGGTCGCAACCAACCTGTCGGACCTCGCCGCCAAGGGGGCCGAACCGATTGGCGCGCTGCTGGCATTCGGACTGGACGATCCGCTTTACAACAAGCGTTTTGCCCATTGGGTTGGCAATGCCCTGAAGAAATACGACATGCCGCTGCTGGGCGGGGACACGATCGCAGCGGGCAAGCGGGTCGTTGGAATGACTGCCATCGGCCGGGCCACGCACACTCCGGTTCCCGCGCGGTCCGGAGCATCGCCGGGCGACAATATTTGGCTTTGCGGCCATATCGGCGATGCGATGATCGGCCATGGCGTCCTGAAGGGTGCGATGGCGTCGGTGTTCATGCAGAACAGCCCGCAGGTCACGCTCGATCCGTATTTCACTGCCAGGTTCCTGCGCCCGGAGCCATTGCTGGCACAAGGCCGGGCGCTCGCACCGCAAGTCAGCGCGATGATGGACGTATCGGACGGGTTGCTGCTCGACGCTATGCGCATGGCCGAGGCCAGCGATGTCACGCTGGTGCTGTCATACGAAACCATGCCGTTCTCGCCGCAATTCCTGGCTTCGCTCAATGGTAACCAACTCGATGTGAAGACCGATTTTCGCATGACCAAGGAGGCGGCGATGCGTTGGGGCGATGATTACGCGCTGCTCTTCACCGCTTCGCCAGGCATGCAGCCGCCGGTAGAGGCCGTGCGGATCGGGACGGTCGAGCGGGCTGGAAAGCACCGCGTGACCGTCGACGGGAACCCGCCGGCGGACGATGAACCGCTCGGCTACCAGCACCGACGATAA
- a CDS encoding cupin domain-containing protein: MRPVITENASSAPRETDIPVFGAQARALFAANYPEVPHLLRHGLSGRSEMQLEALANLAAALPEGSIEYNRGDLPIGVDGKPGATGLGIAETIRHIATSNSWAVLKNIEQVPEYAALLHDLLEEIRPQIERRTGAMLRPQGFVFISSPDAVTPYHFDPEHNILLQLQGHKAMTQFPAGDAKYAPDEIHENYHCGGARELSWNERLAKGGREFPLGPGDAVYVPVMAPHYVRNGSQSSISLSITWRSDWSFAEAEARGFNRLLRRCGIRPAAPHRWPGHNRAKSLAFKVLRKTGLVS; the protein is encoded by the coding sequence ATGCGCCCCGTGATTACCGAAAATGCCTCATCGGCCCCGCGAGAGACCGACATTCCGGTTTTCGGCGCGCAGGCCCGCGCTTTGTTTGCCGCGAATTACCCCGAGGTTCCGCATCTGCTACGCCATGGTCTGTCCGGGCGCAGCGAAATGCAGCTTGAGGCGCTGGCAAATCTCGCTGCCGCCCTTCCCGAAGGTTCCATCGAATACAATCGCGGCGACCTGCCGATCGGCGTGGACGGCAAGCCCGGTGCGACAGGGCTCGGGATTGCCGAAACCATCCGTCACATCGCCACCAGCAACAGTTGGGCGGTGCTCAAGAATATCGAACAGGTCCCCGAATATGCTGCGCTGCTGCACGATTTGCTGGAAGAAATTCGCCCGCAGATCGAACGCCGGACCGGGGCGATGCTGCGACCCCAGGGGTTCGTATTCATCTCCAGCCCCGACGCGGTGACGCCTTACCACTTCGATCCGGAGCACAATATCCTGCTGCAATTACAGGGCCACAAGGCAATGACCCAGTTTCCTGCTGGCGATGCGAAATATGCGCCGGACGAAATCCACGAGAACTATCACTGCGGCGGAGCGCGCGAGCTGAGCTGGAACGAGCGCTTGGCCAAAGGTGGACGCGAATTCCCGCTTGGCCCCGGTGATGCGGTATATGTCCCGGTGATGGCACCCCATTACGTCCGCAACGGCTCACAAAGCTCGATCTCGCTATCGATCACCTGGCGCAGCGACTGGAGCTTTGCGGAAGCCGAGGCGCGCGGTTTCAATCGCCTGCTGCGCCGCTGCGGTATTCGGCCAGCCGCACCGCATCGCTGGCCGGGTCACAATCGCGCCAAGTCGCTGGCCTTCAAGGTGCTGCGCAAGACCGGCTTGGTGAGTTGA
- the hisG gene encoding ATP phosphoribosyltransferase → MSNPLTFAVPKGRILDEALPVMARSGVVPEDGFHDKANRSLMFATTREDLRLIRVRAFDVATFVAHGAAQMGIVGSDVVEEFDYSDLYAPVDLDIGHCHLSVAEPRDGAASIDGASHVRVATKYPNLTRRHFERQNIQAECVKLNGAMEIAPALGLAGRIVDLVSTGTTLRENGLVETSRILDITARLIVNRVALKTDVRVARLVEAFRADAEKQAAA, encoded by the coding sequence ATGAGCAATCCGCTGACCTTCGCTGTACCCAAAGGCCGCATCCTGGACGAGGCGCTGCCCGTGATGGCGCGTAGCGGGGTGGTGCCGGAGGATGGCTTTCACGACAAGGCCAACCGCTCGCTAATGTTCGCCACCACGCGCGAAGATCTGCGCCTGATCCGCGTGCGCGCTTTCGATGTGGCGACTTTCGTAGCGCATGGCGCGGCGCAGATGGGCATCGTTGGGTCCGACGTGGTCGAGGAATTCGATTATTCGGACCTTTACGCCCCGGTCGATCTCGATATCGGCCACTGCCATTTGTCGGTCGCGGAACCCAGGGACGGCGCAGCCAGCATCGACGGCGCCAGCCATGTTCGCGTGGCGACCAAATATCCCAACCTTACCCGCCGCCATTTCGAACGGCAGAATATCCAGGCCGAATGCGTCAAGCTGAACGGCGCGATGGAAATCGCGCCTGCCCTGGGGCTGGCCGGGCGGATCGTCGACCTTGTCTCCACTGGCACGACCCTGCGCGAAAACGGACTGGTCGAAACCTCCAGGATCCTCGACATCACCGCCCGGCTGATCGTCAACCGCGTGGCTCTGAAAACCGATGTCCGCGTGGCCAGGCTGGTCGAGGCATTTCGCGCAGATGCCGAAAAACAGGCCGCAGCCTGA